A window of Cytobacillus sp. FSL H8-0458 genomic DNA:
CTGAATGAAACGCTGCCCCCTATGAATACGACAGCCGAGAATATGGTTGTTTGGATTTATGAAAAAATGCAAGAAAGCCTGCAAAACAGAATAGAGCAATATGACGGTGCAAGAGTTGAATTTGTGCGCCTTTTTGAAACTCCTACAAGCTATGCTGAAGCAAGAAGGGAGTGGATGGAGATTGAGTAAGATTCCTGTACTGGAAATCTTCGGGCCGACCATTCAGGGGGAAGGAATGGTGATTGGCCAGAAAACGATGTTCGTCCGTACAGCAGGCTGTGATTATTCCTGCAGCTGGTGTGATTCCTCCTTTACCTGGGATGGAAGTGCGAAGGACAGCATCCGCCAAATGGAACCGGATGAAATTTGGAAGGAGCTTAAAGAACTCGGCGGGGACGGATTTTCTTTCGTAACCATTTCGGGCGGCAATCCGGCTCTTCTGAAAAATTTGGGTGAATTAATTTCTCTGCTTAAAGCTGATCGTATTAAGCTCTGCCTAGAAACACAGGGAAGCCGCTGGCAGGATTGGTTTTATGAAATTGATGAACTGACCTTGTCCCCAAAGCCGCCGAGTTCAGGCATGAATACGGACTTCGATGTGCTCGATCTGATCGTGAATAAACTGCAGGCCTGCAGAAGGGAAGATCAGCAGTTCTCTCTGAAGATCGTTGTTTTTGATGATGCGGATTATGAATATGCCAAAAACGTGTATCAGCGCTATCCAGGGGTTCCGTTTTATCTGCAAGTGGGAAATGATGATACGGTAACAGCAGACGACAGGAATTTACTGCAGAGGCTGCTTGATAAATATGACTGGCTTATTGAAAAAACGATTCATGACAGTGAGCTGAAAGATGTGAAAGTACTTCCGCAGCTGCATACCTATGTATGGGGCAATAAGCGGGGAGTGTAGCATCCGGAAATCCCGCATTCAAGATGCGGGGTTATTTTTGTTATGTAAGTTGCAATATATGACAGATTCCGGGCAATTTATGATATTATACGTTTGAACTTAACAAGGCATACATACTGTAAATTTCTATAGATAGGGAGAGTTAGATGACAGATAACACCATTATCCGTTTTAATTCGGTGACAAAAAGATATGATAATGACCCACCTGTTTTAAAAAATGTCAGCTTCGAAATTGAACGCGGGAAGTTCTATACCCTGTTGGGGCCATCGGGCTGCGGCAAAACGACGATTTTGCGGCTGATTGCCGGCTTTACTGAACCTTCTGAGGGGGATATTTATTTTAATGGAAAAATCATTAATCTTGTTCCCGCCAACAAAAGACAAGTAAATACGGTTTTTCAGGATTACGCCCTGTTTCCGCATCTGAATGTTTATGAAAACATTGCATTCGGCTTAAAAATCAAAAAAATGAAGAAAGCGGATATCGAGAAGAAAGTAAAAGAAGCACTGAGGTTTGTAAATCTTGAAGGCTATGAAAACCGGGAAATTAAAGAAATGTCAGGCGGGCAGCGCCAGCGTGTTGCCATCGCAAGGGCCATTGTCAATGAGCCTGAGGTCATTCTCCTGGATGAGCCCCTATCCGCACTTGACCTGAAGCTGCGTACTGAAATGCAGTATGAGCTTAGGGAACTGCAGAGAAATCTTGGCATCACATTTATTTTCGTTACACATGACCAGGAGGAAGCACTGGCCATGTCAGATGAAATCTTCGTGCTTAACAGCGGAAGCATCGAGCAGAGCGGAACTCCTACTGATATTTATGACGAGCCGATCAATCGCTTTGTAGCTGATTTTATTGGGGAATCCAATATTGTTGCCGGAACGATGATCAAGGATTATCAGGTACAGTTTGCCGGGAAGTTATTTGAGTGTGTTGACGGAGGCTTTGAGCCGAATGAAGAAGTTGAGATCGTGATCCGGCCTGAAGACCTCGCTATTACAGCCCCGGATGATGGGAAGCTGAAGGTTAAAGTTGACTCCCAGCTTTTCAGGGGAGTGCATTATGAGATTAGCTGCTATGACAGCGATGGCAATGAGTGGCTCGTCCATTCAACCAAAAAAGCGACCGTTGGAGATCTAATTGGCCTTCATTTCGACCCTGAAGCCATTCACGTCATGAGGCATGGGGAAACCGAAGAGGAATTTGATAAGCGTCTGGAAGCTTATGAAGAGGGAAGCCATGAGAACTAATTCCCGCAATTTTTATTTAATTCCTTATGTGCTTTGGATTGCCCTCTTTGTTGTGACACCTTTGCTTCTTGTCCTATATTATTCGTTCTTTGATATTGAAGGGCATTTCACATTTGAGAATTATCGGAAATTCTTTACGCCTGTTTATTTAAAGATGACTCTCAGCTCTTTTTGGTATGCTTTTTTAATAACGTTATTTTCATTGCTGATCGCATATCCAACAGCCTACTTGCTTACGAAAACGAAGCATAAGCAGTTGTGGCTCTTACTGATCATCCTGCCATCCTGGATTAATCTGCTTTTGAAAGCGTATGCTTTCCTTGGCATCTTCGGGACATATGGCGCTGCTAATAGCTTTCTGGAAGCGATGGGAATTGGCGGAAGGCAAATCCTGTTTACGGATTTCAGCTTTATCTTTGTGTCGGTCTATATTTTTCTTCCTTTTATGATATTGCCGATATTTAATTCTTTGGATGAATTGAATCCGACGCTTTTGGATGCTTCCAATGATTTGGGCGGTTCTTCCTGGGTAACATTCAAGCGTGTTATCTTTCCGTTGACACTGGATGGCGTGAAAGCAGGATGCCAGATTGTCTTTATCCCTGCTTTATCATTATTCATGCTGACAAGACTGATTGCAGGAAACCGTGTCATCACTCTTGGAACCGCCATTGAGCAGCATTTTCTTGTGACACAGGATTGGGGAATGGGCTCTACCATTGCCGTCTTCCTGATTATTGCCATGGTGCTCATTATGGTGCTGACAGGCAGAAGAAAGCGGGGGATCCTATAAATGAAAAATAACAGGAAATGGCCGGCAGTTTATTTGGCTCTTATCTTTATCATCCTGTACGCCCCGATCTTTTATTTGATCTTTTATTCATTCAACAGCGGAGGGACCATGTATCAGTTCGAAGGATTTACTTTGGATTGGTATCGGGAGCTGTTTGCGGATACCCGATTGCTCATCATTGTTCTGAACACGGTTATTATTGCTCTTTTATCTGCAGCGATATCCACCATCATTGGAGTAGCCGGGGCACTTGCGATTGCTTATGCACGAAAGCGCAGAGTGAAAAACACACTGTTGTCATTGAATAATGTGCTGATTGTCAGTCCGGATGTTATTATTGGCGCGTCGTTTTTAATTCTCTTTACGATGATTGGACTTAAGCTTGGATTTGTATCTGTTTTACTGGCACACATTGCCTTCAGTGTTCCGATTGTCGTCCTGATGGTTTTGCCGAAGATTGAAGAGATGAACACCTCGATGATTTATGCTGCCATGGATCTTGGTGCCAGCAGGTTGGATGTACTGACTAAGGTCATACTCCCTTATATCACTCCTGGAATTTTCGCAGGCTTTTTCATGGCCCTGACCTATTCCCTGGATGATTTTGCCGTCACTTTCTTTGTTACAGGTAATGGCTTTACCACTTTGTCTGTTGAGATTTATTCACTGGCAAGAAGGGGAGTTTCACTAAATATTAATGCTTTATCCGCTTTGCTTTTCCTATTTACCATCATTCTGGTTACAGGCTATTACTTTATTACAAAGCGCAATGAGAAACCGAATGGAATGGGGGTAAGGCAATGAAGAAGCTGATTCAGGCGCTCGCCGCCGTATTAATCGTTTCATTTGCCTTGTTGTACATCGTTTCCGGACTGAATTCCTCCCAGGGCTACACAAGCGGCAATACATTGACCATTTTTAACTGGGGCGATTATATTGATGCAGACCTGGTGGATAAGTTCGAACAGGAAACAGGCATTAAAGTCATCTATGAAACATTTGATTCCAATGAAGCGATGATGACGAAAATTGAACAGGGCGGCACAGCCTATGATATTGCAGTTCCATCAGAATATGCGATTGAAAAAATGAAAGAGGAAAACCTGCTTTTGCCGGTTGATCATTCTAAAATTCCAAACCTGAAATATATTGATCCGCGTTTTATGGACCTGCCTTTTGATCCTGAAAATGAGTTTTCGATCCCCTATTTCTGGGGCACAGTCGGAATTCTTTATAACACCGATATTTTGGGCGATAAAAAAATCACGAGCTGGAATGACCTATGGGATCCTGAATTAAAGAACCAGATCCTGCTGATTGATGGGGCACGGGAAGTAATGGGCATGGGGCTCAACAGTCTGCATTATTCTCTGAATGACAAAAATAAAGACCATTTGATCGAAGCTAAAGAAAAACTCGATCGTCTTACTCCTAACATTAAAGCCATTGTGGGTGATGAAATCAGAATGCTGATGGAAAATGATGAAGCCGGCATTGGCGTGGTCTGGTCCGGCACGGCACAGGAACTCATGTGGGAGAAGGATAATCTTGAATATGTAGTTCCGGAAGAAGGCTCCAATTTGTGGTTTGATAATATGGTCATCCCTAAGACTGCCCAAAACCCGGAAGCGGCCCATCAGTTCATGAATTTCATCCTTGATCCGGAAAATGCAGCGCAGAATACAGAATACGTGGGGTATTCAACGCCAAATAAAGAGGCGCTGAAATATATGGACGAAGAAACAATCTCTGATGAACGTTTTTATCCGGATGAAGAAATGACAGCCCGGCTGGAGGTTTATGAGAACCTTGGAAAAAGGATGCTCGCTTATTATAATGAGCTTTTCCTTGAATTTAAAATGCATAAGAAATAGGGTACTGCCAGGATTAATATCCTGGCAGTTTTTGCATTGGAACGGTTTTAAGAAATCAGGGAATGCTAGCGCAAAGGAGGATGGAAAAATGAAGAGATTCATCAGCATATTTTTATTGATTTTTTCATTCGGAAGTATAGCAACTCCCATAAGTGCTGCCTATCAAAAACCTGAATTGGCCATTGTCATTGACGATCTTGGGAACAATATGAAGGGAACAAAAGAAATGATGGAACTGCCGGTGACCTTGACGGCTGCCATAATGCCCTTTATGCCAACGACAAAAGAAGATGCAGAACTGGCTAATAAAAATGGGCATGAAGTAATCGTTCATATGCCGATGGAGCCGAAAAGAGGAAAACGGAGCTGGCTTGGGCCGGGTGCAATCACAACAGATTTAACCGATGAGGAAATCCGCAGCAGAGTAGAGAGCGCCATTAAAGAAGTGCCCCATGCGGTCGGCATGAATCATCATATGGGTTCAAGAGCCACTGAAAATGAACGGGTCATGAGGGTTGTCCTTGAAGTATGTAAAGAACACGGTTTATTTTATCTCGACAGCAAAACAACCGGAAAAAGCGTTGTCGGCAAGCTGGCAGATGAAATTGGAGTCCCTTATGTCGAAAACAATATTTTCTTCGATGATATTTACACGACAGCACATATCACAAAACAGGCAGACAGACTTGCTGAAAAACTTGTGAAAAACGAACGCATCATCGCAATCGGCCATGTCGGCATCACAGGTACAAAGATGGTTAGTGTGCTAAAAGAGTATATACCTGTATATAAAGAGAAAGCCCAAATTGTTCCGCTGTCAGAATTGATTCCAGGCTACGAACTTATTGACGATGGACCATAAAGTGAAACTTCAATCTGTGGGGGTCTTACTGCCCGTTAGGCTGCGATAAAAAAAATAAAAGCTGCAAGCCATGAACGGTTTGCAGCTTTAATGGTGTGTGAAAGTGGTCTAATGGTGGTATAGGTACTGTCACCTATACAGGTGGCCGCCCACATTCCGGTCTGGTTAGTCCCGCAACGATGGCGTTTAGAAGAGGTGGGCGGCCGTGGATATAGTATATGCAAAGATGGTGAAAGGATGCAAATACTGCTGATGAAAAATAATGGCTTTTGAAAAACTTTCAGGATTAAAATATCAATCCATTGCAAAACATAACAATGTCAGTATTTCAGCAAGTAAGGCATATTCATGCCTTTAAAGGGGTATGTAAGGAATAAATCAAAAGGAAGGGGTGACCTGTATGCTTTGGACCTTAGCAGGTATTCTGCTTGTATTATGGATTCTCGGATTAATATTTAAAGTAGCTGGAGGCATTATTCATATTCTGCTGGTAATAGCAGCGATCATCATTGTGGTTAACTTTATTAGAGGAAGAGCATCCGGCAGGGGATAGCAGGAAAAGCCTTCATAAAACATGGAGGCTTTTCAAAATGAGTTTACATAATATTATTATATAAAACTAATAAAAGACCAAATAATACCGGCCCCCTGAAAAGTGGCCGGTTCCGATCAAGCTATAACCAATTCTGCCTTCAATTCTCCAGCAATCTCCTGTACTTCACTGCCTTCCAATGTTTCTTTCTCCAGAAGGGCTTCTACCAATTTCTCAAATTGAGGCTGATGATTTGCGATAATCAATTCGCATCTTTCTAATGCTTTTTGGAATAGATCCTGCATTTTAGCTTCTTTTTGTCCTTTGTTGAAGGTAAGCTCGAAGCCGTTATCAAGTAAACCGGTATCAACCATTTGCTCTATGATATGCTTCGCTTGTTTAACATCACCGCTTACCCCAATGCTGTGCTCGCCAAGAATCATTCTTTCTGATACTCCGCCAGCGAGAATCATCGCAACCTGGTCAAGCAATTCACTTGTTGTCGATAAGTGAAGTTCTTTTTGAATAGGAGCTACATATCCAAGTGCTTCGCCACGCGGAATGATGGTTGCTTTCCGGACAGAACCCGGTTTTGTTAAGGCAGCCACTAATGCATGGCCAGCTTCATGAATGGCAACCCGCTGCTTCGTCCCGGCATCCTGTAAAGCACGGGTGGTGGTTCCCAAAATAGTGCGGTCCAGCGCATAATCCAAATCTTCTTTTGAGATAATTTCCTGGCCGTTGCGGACAGCTCTGCGGCTTGCCGTTTCGAAAAGGGAATGGAGGTCTGCTCCTGAAAAACCGGAAGTGCTTTCTGCCAGATCGCCAAGAGTTGTCATAACATCTTCAGCCAGTAACTTATTTCGTGTATGAATATTTATTATCTCTCTTCGGCCCCTTGTATCTGGAAGAGGGACGTTGAAGGAGAAGTCAATCCGTCCAGGACGCAGGAATGCTTCGTCGAGCATATCCTTCCGGTTGGTGGCGGCAATAAATAATATTCCATCATTGGAATGTCCGCCGTCCAGCTGGACCAGAAGTTCAGTTAACGTTTTTTCGCTTTCTTCTCCGCCATGCTGCTTTCTTCGTCCTGCAAGTGCATCCACTTCGTCAATAAAGACGACAGCAGGAGCATGCTTTCTGGCATTCTGGAAAAGGTTTCTGACACGGGATGCACCAACGCCAACGAATAATTCATTAAACCCGGAACCGCTAGTAGAAAAGAAAGTTGCTCCCAGTTCCTTGGCGATTGCCTGAGCCAGCAATGTTTTTCCCGTTCCGGGAGGTCCGTATAAAAGAATACCCTTCGGCGGCTTGATCCCCATTTTTAAGGAGCGCTCAGGTTCCTTTAAAATGGAAAGAGTCTGCATGATTTCCTCTTTCATTTCCTCCTGAATCCCGCCAACATCTTCAAGTGAAATGGAAGGAAGGGCTTTAGGCTTCGAGACACTTTGCTTCATTGTATTTGTTGCACCCATTCCGCCTTTTCCTGACTTAAACAGGTAAATTCCAATGGCTATGAACAGAAGGAGTATACCGCCGAGAATCCAGGGGGTATAAGGTCCTGTGGCTGCGAACGTATATTGTATATTATAGGTTTCTACTAATTTATCAACCATATCGCTGTTGGGAGGCACATGGGAGATGTACTCGCCATCAGGAGCTGTGATTAGAAGTTTCCCATTTTTATATTCCTGTACTGCAACAGTCTTTCCATCCTGGGAGGCTATAATTTTTTCCACAGAAGAAAACGGGACTGTCACATCCTTTTTTCCTGCTTGTACGGTCCAAATAACCGCCGCCAAAATCACCGTGACTACCAATGCAATAGAAATTATCGTCGAAGGCTTCTTGAGACGTGATTTCAACTAATTCCCTCCTCATTGAACATACCTACATTATAAGGAATTAAAATTGTTAATAAAAGGGTTTAACTCTTTTTAAACGTTGTAAATTATGGAAAAATAATTTTTTTTACTAGAATGTGTGCTACAACAGCGTTCAGATGCTATTAATTTGTGAAAAAATTGTGACAGGCACGGAGGATACCCGTTAGATACATTTAAAAACTTTTCACCAGGAACCCTTTTCACTTTTACCTATTTCATATATACTAAAAGCGGATAATTTAATAACGTGCCACAAGGGGAGCATATCGCTGAGAGTGAACAGTCCGCTGTTCTGACCCTTTGAACCTGTTAGTTAATGCTAGCGCAGGAATGTGGAATAATAAAAGGCAGATGTACTTTTCTGCCTGCTTGTTCTCCCTTGGGGTATCGTCATACGATTAAAGGGGGATTTTTTTATGAAAAAATTAAGCTTAACCGCGATGATAGAGGCTTCATTTTTTGCAGCCTTTGCTATCATTCTTGATTTTCTGCCATCCATCAAGCTGTCGCCATCCATCTCCATATCTGCCGCGATGATTCCGATTTTCATACTGGCTTTCAGGCGGGGCTTTAAGGTCAGCTTCATTGCTGGCCTCTTATGGGGGATTTTGCAGATTGCCATGGGGGATGCCTGGATTGCTACTCCGCTTCAGGCATTTATTGAGTATTTTGTGGCATTTGCCTGTATCGGTTTTGCCGGTTTGTTTTACCGCGTCATCCAAAATCAGCTGCGGGCAGGCAACAAGAAGAAGGCATTGGCATGGGTTGTCTTAGCCGTATTTGCCGGAAGCCTTGCCCGGTATTTCTGGCATTTCATAGCAGGTGTACTGTTCTTCGGAAGCTATGCGCCAAAAGGGATGTCACCGGTCCTTTTTTCCTTCCTGGCAAACGGGGCAACCATGCTTGGAGGGGCAATTCTCTGCTCGATCCTGGCCGTGTTAATTATTTCATCGGCACCTAGAATAATCATTCAAAAATCGGATCAAGGTCTTCAAACTCACAAGAATGCTTCCTGATAGAGCTGCCTCTTTGATATTTCAAAGAGGTTTTTTTATATTTTAGGAAATTGCTCCTGAAAAATGGGTATATTACTCAAAAAGGGGAGTGAAGACTTTGACCAATACATTGCAGGGAAACATTATCACAGGTGTATTTGATGCTGAAACCAGTGCCTTTGAAATCCAGAAAGTAAAAAGTTTCAGTACCCAGTCAGTCCTCAGCAAAAATCAGTGTGAAACTCTGTATAACTATCTATCACTTCATGAAGAGGATGAGGGAGGACAAATCATTACACTGTACGATCAAATGCCGCTCATGCTGACCCGGCAGGAAATATGCAGTCTGAAGAAAGATTTGGAGTACATTAAAAAGCTATATCAGTAGAAAAACGCTTTGCAGCTTGCAGAGCTTTTTTTTGACGAAAATAATTTTGACAAACTTGTGACAAAAAGTTTGACAAATTTGTGAACATAGTTAGAATATTAAGTATAAGGAGATGGGAGAATGACACTTCAACAGCAGCGCGTCTTGCATTTTTTTAGGAATATTACAGCTGCAGGCATTATATTAGGTTTTATTGTTTTTATTTCAAGCTTTTTTGTAAGCGGTATCACAGGAGAGTATGTGTTATCCATCGGCTTAAGCATTATGGTTTCTTCCATGCTGCTTTTCGGATTCGGATTTTTTATCAATGTAATGGAAGAAATGACAAAGGGAAGCAAGGGTATAAGACAATACAAATAAAACCGGCCTCCAGAGGGGGACCGGTTTTTTTGTACTTAATGAGCAGCGTGACCAGAGGTTAATACCCAAATGGACCCCACTACAATAACAATTACCATAAATACGGCATAAATCATATTCACTAAGTTCGTCTTGCCGTCTTCACCTTCTCTTAAGTGCATGAACATGAACAGCTGCATGCCTGCCTGAACGACAGCCAGTGAGCCGATGATCCACATGATCACTTTAAAAGAAAGGTTCGTTTTTAAAGCAATTCCTGCTGCTGCAAAAGTCAGCACAAGGGAAACAACAAATCCAATGACATGGCTTATCGGGAAGCTTTTTGATTGATGATGTTCCATTTAAGCCACCAGTCCTTTCAAATACACAAATGTGAAGATAAAGATCCAGACTACATCAAGGAAGTGCCAGTAAAGGCCGATAATAAACGTCTTTCTTGCTGTAGTAGGGGTAAGGCCTCTTTTTAGAAGCTGAATGATGACCATAGTTGCCCAGCCGATTCCCAAAGTTACGTGAGCTCCGTGTGTCCCCAGTAAAACAAATAAGCTGGAAAGGAATGCACTTGTCTGCATCGTTGCACCTTCATGGGCATAATGGATGAATTCATTAATCTCCATGAAGAGGAAGCCTGCGCCTAGAGCAAGGGTAATCACCAGCCAGGTGATTAGCCCTTTAAGGTTATGCCGGCGCATTTCAAAAATGGCAATGCCCATTGTAAAGCTGCTTGTCAGAAGGAGGACTGTCTGAATCATGACATCCTTGATGACAAAGATATCTTTATGTGTTGGTCCTCCTGCAAAGCGTTCATATAAAACTCCATATACTCCGAACAGAGTGGCAAACAGGACAATTTCAGCGCCAAGGAAAACCCAGAAGCCGAGAATATTCATGCGGTCCTGCTCAGTTTGATATTCAAGCGGCAGAGACGTATCCACTTTAGCTGACATGATCGTGCACCTCTCCTTCTGTTTTTCTCCACGCGTTTTCAATTCGGTGAATTTCTTCTTTTGAAACATGGAAACCTTCGTTGTAATCGAATGAACGGATAATCAATCCTGCAAATATGCCGATACCGGCAACAGCCGCAGCGATGTGCCATTCAAACACAAGTAGGAAACCTGCGATGCCAAAGATAACACCCATATAAATCGGCAGCCATGAGTTGCTTGGCATATGAATTTCTTCAATTTCACTGTCATGCAATGTTAAGCCTTCATTCTTTTTCTTCATGTGCCAGAATGGATCAAGAGATTTCACTTCAGGCAGCTTCGCAAAGTTATAGAATTGAACAGGTGATGCAGTAGACCATTCCAGTGTTCTTGCATCCCATGGATCGCTTGAGATGTTTCTGTCCGCATAGCGGATGCTCCAGTAAATGTTATAGCAGAAAACAGCGAATCCGGCTGCGAGAACAATTGAACCAATGGCCGACAGCATGAATAAAGGTGCAAAGCCTGATTCGGCAGAGTATGTGTATGCACGTCTTACAGCTCCGTTTAATCCAAGGAAGAACATAGGCATGAATGTTACATTAAAGCCGATAACGAAAAGCCAGAAATGCCATTTTCCGAGTTTTTCATTCAGCATGAAGCCGAACATTTTTGGCCACCAGTAGTACAGGCCTGCAAATACCGCAAATACTACACCAGGAATTAATACATAGTGGAAGTGGGCAACCAGGAATAATGTATTGTGATACTGATAATCCGCTGCACCCATTGCCAGCATGACGCCTGTAACCCCGCCGATGACAAAGCAAGGAACGAATGCAAGTGCCCAAAGCATCGCAGACGTAATTTTTATGCGGCCTTTCCTCATCGTAAACAGCCAGTTGAACATCTTAACTCCAGTAGGTATGGCAATCGCCATCGTCGTGATGGAGAAGAATGAGTTAACTGCAGGTCCTGAACCCATTGTATAGAAATGGTGAACCCATACAACCATACTTAGAAGTGCAATTCCAAGGATGGAAAATACCATCGATTTATATCCAAACAATGATTTTCTTGAAAAAGTTGCAATGACTTCCGAGAAAATCCCGAAAGCAGGAAGGGCAACAATATATACCTCAGGGTGGCCCCATAGCCAGAAAAGGTTAGCCCAAAGCATATCCATGCCTCCGCCGGATACGGTAAAGAAGTGCGTTCCATATAGACGGTCAAACGTCATCAATGCCAATGCGACTGTGAAAATAGGGAAAGCCGCCACAATCAAAATGGATGTTACGAAAGTAGTCCACGTAAACATTGGCATTTTCATCAGTGTCATGCCTTTTGTTCTCATTTTCAAAATCGTGACGATAAAGTTTATACCTGTCATTAATGTACCGATACCGGCAATCTGCAGGGCAACTGCATAATAGTTATTACCGATTCCCGGACTGAATTCCTTGCCTGCAAGAGGGAAGTAGGAAGTCCATCCTGCATCAGGTGACCCTCCGATAACGAAGGAAATATTGAACAGCATAGCTCCGCTGAAGAACAGCCAGAAGCTTAGAGCGTTCAGCTGAGGGAAGGCAACATCACGCGCACCGATCTGCAGCGGAATGACAACGTTCATTAAACCAATCAAAAACGGCATTGCCATAAATAGAATCATAATCACACCGTGTGTTGTGAAAATTTCGTTGTAATGCTGGGAATTCAGGAATTCCATTTCAGGACGTGATGTCTGAGCTTTCATCAGCAACCCGTCCATCCCGCCGCGGAAAAACATCAATACGGCGGAGATGATATACATAATACCAATTTTTTTATGGTCAACTGTAGTCAGCCATTCTGTCCACAGGTATTTCCATTTTTTCAGATAGGTAATCCCTGCCACTGCACCAATCATTGTCAGCAAAATGGCAATCTGGGAACCTAGTATAAGGGGATCTCCCGTAATAAAAAACTCATCCCATTTAATGCCCATGATGGTCACCTCCATGGTTTTCTTCACTGTCATCATGGCCCTTATCTTCGCCATGACCTTCAATTACATTAGGTTTCTCATTTTTATAATTATCGTCTTCTTCGAATGTCTTGCCCTGATATCCATGGCCTCTGTAGAGTTCAGGATTTGTATATGCCTTAGAGTCAGGATCGGCATGATTCACCCATTCCAAATGAGTATTTGAATAGGTCAGCCTTCCTAGATGAGTAGGCTTCAGCAGCCCTACATATTCTTTCTCTGTCAATTTAGGCGCTGTATCCTTCACATCTTCAACCCATTGGTCAAAATCTTCCTGGGTTTGGGCAAGCACTTCAAATTTCATATCCGCATAGCCGCGGCCGTTAAAGTTCGTATTTTGACCTTCATAAGATCCAGGGTTGTCTGCAACAAGATATAATTCTGTTTCCATTTTCGGCATGGTGTACTTTTGTCCGCCAAGTGCAGGCACCCAGAAA
This region includes:
- the thiT gene encoding energy-coupled thiamine transporter ThiT; translation: MKKLSLTAMIEASFFAAFAIILDFLPSIKLSPSISISAAMIPIFILAFRRGFKVSFIAGLLWGILQIAMGDAWIATPLQAFIEYFVAFACIGFAGLFYRVIQNQLRAGNKKKALAWVVLAVFAGSLARYFWHFIAGVLFFGSYAPKGMSPVLFSFLANGATMLGGAILCSILAVLIISSAPRIIIQKSDQGLQTHKNAS
- the qoxD gene encoding cytochrome aa3 quinol oxidase subunit IV; this translates as MEHHQSKSFPISHVIGFVVSLVLTFAAAGIALKTNLSFKVIMWIIGSLAVVQAGMQLFMFMHLREGEDGKTNLVNMIYAVFMVIVIVVGSIWVLTSGHAAH
- the qoxC gene encoding cytochrome aa3 quinol oxidase subunit III: MSAKVDTSLPLEYQTEQDRMNILGFWVFLGAEIVLFATLFGVYGVLYERFAGGPTHKDIFVIKDVMIQTVLLLTSSFTMGIAIFEMRRHNLKGLITWLVITLALGAGFLFMEINEFIHYAHEGATMQTSAFLSSLFVLLGTHGAHVTLGIGWATMVIIQLLKRGLTPTTARKTFIIGLYWHFLDVVWIFIFTFVYLKGLVA
- the qoxB gene encoding cytochrome aa3 quinol oxidase subunit I; the encoded protein is MGIKWDEFFITGDPLILGSQIAILLTMIGAVAGITYLKKWKYLWTEWLTTVDHKKIGIMYIISAVLMFFRGGMDGLLMKAQTSRPEMEFLNSQHYNEIFTTHGVIMILFMAMPFLIGLMNVVIPLQIGARDVAFPQLNALSFWLFFSGAMLFNISFVIGGSPDAGWTSYFPLAGKEFSPGIGNNYYAVALQIAGIGTLMTGINFIVTILKMRTKGMTLMKMPMFTWTTFVTSILIVAAFPIFTVALALMTFDRLYGTHFFTVSGGGMDMLWANLFWLWGHPEVYIVALPAFGIFSEVIATFSRKSLFGYKSMVFSILGIALLSMVVWVHHFYTMGSGPAVNSFFSITTMAIAIPTGVKMFNWLFTMRKGRIKITSAMLWALAFVPCFVIGGVTGVMLAMGAADYQYHNTLFLVAHFHYVLIPGVVFAVFAGLYYWWPKMFGFMLNEKLGKWHFWLFVIGFNVTFMPMFFLGLNGAVRRAYTYSAESGFAPLFMLSAIGSIVLAAGFAVFCYNIYWSIRYADRNISSDPWDARTLEWSTASPVQFYNFAKLPEVKSLDPFWHMKKKNEGLTLHDSEIEEIHMPSNSWLPIYMGVIFGIAGFLLVFEWHIAAAVAGIGIFAGLIIRSFDYNEGFHVSKEEIHRIENAWRKTEGEVHDHVS